A portion of the Juglans microcarpa x Juglans regia isolate MS1-56 chromosome 1D, Jm3101_v1.0, whole genome shotgun sequence genome contains these proteins:
- the LOC121257332 gene encoding pollen receptor-like kinase 4 produces MITGARWAKLRRAPSPAAFIFFTLVVMLSWTVVPSFGASDKEILMKFKKSLTNANALSNWDPKVSPCEGNRGNWVGVICVKGSVRGLMIENRGLTGTIDVDSLVSLRHLTTLSFMNNTFAGPWPDIKKLSALRSVYLSYNHFSGEIPDDAFAGMSFMQKVFLANNEFTGKIPSSLAALPRLFMLGLAGNNFEGQIPNFQQKNFKKFNVSNNNLEGPIPASLSKIKSDSFSGNENLCGPPLESCDFYRKRLPVLKMALIGIIVGLLIAVIAALFFIFYLKKKSLPADGSLKLKDKNKVNVASNTDIGVEQKLPEKSGNTRKAEYGKLSFLREDREKFGLEDLLRSSAEVLGSATFGSSYRAMIMGGKSMVVKRYKYMNNVGREELDEHMRRLGRLSHPNLLPLVAYYYRKDEKLLIFDFVENGSLASALHGNHNEEQPALDWPTRLRIIKGVARGLAYLYDAIHSLIVPNGHLKSSNVLLDGSFNPLLTDYALTPVINQDIAQKTMIAYKSPEFAQHGRITKKTDVWSFGILIFEILTGRFPENYLTQAHDPNADLASWVNTMIKEKRTSEVFDSDMGGAKDSKSVLVKLLKIGLSCCEEDVERRLCMKEAVERIEELKEGESVGAYTLNVSNDRDHEYS; encoded by the exons ATGATAACGGGTGCGCGCTGGGCTAAACTTAGGCGCGCACCAAGCCCTGCAGCATTCATATTCTTCACCCTTGTTGTCATGCTGTCATGGACCGTCGTGCCATCCTTTGGTGCGTCAGACAAGGAGATACTCATGAAGTTTAAGAAGTCTTTAACGAATGCAAACGCTCTCAGCAACTGGGATCCTAAAGTAAGCCCGTGTGAAGGAAACAGGGGAAATTGGGTTGGTGTAATTTGTGTCAAAGGGAGTGTTCGGGGTTTGATGATCGAAAATAGGGGATTGACGGGTACGATAGACGTGGATTCTCTTGTTTCCTTGCGTCACTTGACGACCTTAAGCTTCATGAACAATACGTTCGCAGGCCCATGGCCTGATATTAAGAAACTAAGTGCATTGAGATCGGTGTATTTATCGTATAATCATTTCTCTGGAGAGATTCCGGATGATGCCTTTGCCGGTATGAGTTTCATGCAGAAAGTGTTTTTGGCAAATAATGAATTTACGGGTAAAATTCCTTCATCCCTTGCTGCCTTACCTAGGCTTTTCATGTTGGGACTTGCTGGAAACAACTTTGAAGGCCAAATACCCAATTTTCAACAGAAGAATTTCAAGAAGTTTAATGTCTCTAACAATAATTTGGAGGGTCCGATCCCTGCCAGCTTGAGCAAGATCAAGTCGGACAGTTTTTCAG GCAATGAAAATCTATGCGGCCCACCTCTAGAATCATGCGACTTCTATCGTAAGAGACTGCCAGTTCTAAAAATGGCCCTTATTGGGATAATTGTAGGACTTCTCATAGCAGTAATTGCTGCACTTTTCTTCATATTCTACTTGAAAAAGAAATCACTACCAGCAGATGGATCATTAAAGTTGAAAGACAAAAACAAGGTGAATGTTGCTTCCAATACAGACATAGGAGTGGAACAGAAATTGCCAGAGAAGAGTGGGAATACGAGGAAAGCCGAATATGGGAAGTTGTCATTCTTGAGAGAGGACAGAGAGAAGTTTGGTTTGGAAGACTTGCTCAGATCCTCAGCTGAAGTTTTGGGGAGTGCGACATTTGGATCTTCGTACAGGGCCATGATAATGGGTGGGAAATCCATGGTGGTAAAGAGGTACAAGTATATGAACAATGTGGGAAGGGAGGAGTTAGATGAGCATATGAGAAGGCTGGGAAGATTGAGTCATCCCAACTTGCTGCCTCTTGTGGCATATTATTATAGGAAAGATGAGAAGCTGTTGATTTTTGACTTTGTTGAGAATGGAAGCTTAGCTAGTGCCCTTCATG GCAATCATAATGAAGAACAGCCTGCACTAGATTGGCCAACCCGTTTGAGAATTATCAAAGGCGTAGCTAGGGGCTTGGCTTACCTTTATGATGCAATCCATAGCCTAATTGTACCCAATGGACATCTGAAATCTTCAAATGTGCTTCTAGACGGATCCTTCAATCCTTTATTGACTGATTATGCTCTAACCCCCGTGATCAACCAAGATATTGCCCAAAAGACCATGATTGCTTACAAGTCACCTGAGTTTGCGCAACATGGCCGGATAACAAAGAAGACCGATGTATGGAGTTTCGGAATACTGATCTTCGAGATTTTAACAGGAAGGTTTCCGGAGAACTATCTCACACAAGCTCATGATCCTAATGCGGATTTGGCTTCTTGGGTCAACACAATGATTAAGGAAAAGCGGACGAGTGAAGTGTTTGATTCAGACATGGGGGGAGCAAAGGATAGTAAAAGTGTACTTGTAAAGCTTTTGAAGATTGGATTGAGTTGTTGTGAGGAGGATGTGGAGAGAAGATTGTGTATGAAAGAAGCTGTTGAGAGGATTGAAGAGTTAAAGGAGGGAGAAAGCGTGGGAGCGTATACTTTAAATGTTAGCAACGATAGGGATCATGAATATTCCTAA